A stretch of Episyrphus balteatus chromosome 2, idEpiBalt1.1, whole genome shotgun sequence DNA encodes these proteins:
- the LOC129908508 gene encoding potassium voltage-gated channel protein eag isoform X1: MPGGRRGLVAPQNTFLENIIRRSNSQPDSSFLLANAQIVDFPIVYCNESFCKISGYNRAEVMQKSCRCGFMYGELTDKETVARLEYTLENQQQDQFEILLYKKNKTPLWLLLQVAPIRNERDLVVLFLLTFRDITALKQPIDSEDTKGELFDIYSKVLGLSKFAKLARSVTRSRQFSAHLPTMKDPTKQSNLAHMMSLSADIMPQYRQEAPKTPPHILLHYCAFKAIWDWVILCLTFYTAIMVPYNVAFKNKTSEDVSLLVVDSIVDVIFFIDIVLNFHTTFVGPGGEVVSDPKVIRMNYLKSWFIIDLLSCLPYDVFNAFDRDEDGIGSLFSALKVVRLLRLGRVVRKLDRYLEYGAAMLILLLCFYMLVAHWLACIWYSIGRSDADNGIQYSWLWKLANVTQSPYSYVWASNETGPELINGPSRKSMYVTALYFTMTCMTSVGFGNVAAETDNEKVFTICMMIIAALLYATIFGHVTTIIQQMTSATAKYHDMLNNVREFMKLHEVPKALSERVMDYVVSTWAMTKGLDTEKQVLNYCPKDMKADICVHLNRKVFNEHPAFRLASDGCLRALAMHFMMSHSAPGDLLYHTGESIDSLCFIVTGSLEVIQDDEVVAILGKGDVFGDQFWKDSAVGQSAANVRALTYCDLHAIKRDKLLEVLDFYSAFANSFARNLVLTYNLRHRLIFRKVADVKREKELAERRKNEPQLPQNQDHLVRKIFSKFRRTPQVQAGVKEIVSGPSDVEKGDGDVERTKKLPAKLTLTEDSRVITTSGVPSQSPSPSSGPPSARSTRASKWGRLLGSSSVDSASDTSTKVAVSRSLSARESLRESTAQGRQSSTSSSNGGQGNKVFPKAPKLQASQATLARQDTIDEGGEVDSSSPPSRDSRLDAAKERNLALERERQIEMASSRATTSDTYDTGLREQPPTLAQRDLIATVLDLKVDVRLEMQRMSQRIGRIEDMLGEVIKRLSSHDSSGQTTPGEGVLCAIEGFPTSTLTVSGIPSSTATIDTVITISAATGATVSAVGGGGSSGGVLPPTSTAATASSSSALNVATSPSTGQLSLLNTGASSPGGNGLGPMILKKRRSKSRKAPAPPKQSSQTIPEQVRLLDAELIGLSEKKTSPTSTTTPTSGQPSQPSYSGSAAAPSGSSSSSGGGGGGGRSKREFL; encoded by the exons ATGCCGGGAGGAAGGAGAGGACTGGTTGCACctcaaaacacatttttagaaaatattatcaGACGATCAAATTCACAGC CGGACAGTTCCTTTCTGTTGGCCAATGCTCAAATTGTGGACTTTCCAATTGTTTATTGCAATGAATCCTTTTGCAAAATTAGCGGTTATAACCGTGCTGAGGTTATGCAGAAATCGTGCAG atGTGGCTTCATGTATGGTGAGCTGACAGACAAGGAAACGGTAGCACGTCTCGAATACACTTTGGAAAACCAGCAACAagatcaatttgaaattttgctgtacaaaaaaaata AAACGCCATTATGGCTATTGTTGCAAGTGGCTCCAATTCGGAACGAGCGGGATTTGGTGGTACTTTTTTTGTTGACTTTTCGCGACATTACAGCACTGAAACAACCAATCGACAGCGAAGATACAAAAGGAG aacTTTTTGATATTTACTCTAAAGTTTTAGGTCTTTCCAAATTTGCCAAGCTGGCTAGATCAGTAACTCGAAGTCGTCAATTTAGTGCCCATTTGCCAACAATGAAAGATCCGACGAAGCAATCAAACTTAGCTCAT ATGATGTCGCTAAGTGCTGATATTATGCCACAATACAGACAAGAAGCTCCTAAAACACCACCGCACATTTTGTTACATTATTGTGCATTTAAAGCAATTTGGGATTGGGTGATATTatgtttaacattttatactgcTATTATG GTACCATACAATGTAGCTTTTAAGAATAAGACCTCAGAAGACGTTTCATTGTTAGTAGTGGACTCAATTGTAGATGTAATATTCTTTATAGACATtg ttttaaattttcacaCAACTTTCGTTGGACCCGGTGGCGAAGTGGTCAGCGATCCAAAAGTCATACGCATGAATTACCTTAAGTCCTGGTTTATTATTGATTTACTCAGCTGTCTGCCTTATGATGTGTTTAATGCTTTCGATCGCGACGAAGATGGTATTGGTTCACTGTTCAGTGCACTCAAAGTTGTGCGACTTTTACGTTTGGGACGTGTTGTTCGAAAGCTTGATCGTTATCTGGAGTATGGCGCTGCTATGCTTATTTTGCTTTTATGTTTTTACATGCTGGTTGCACATTGGCTTGCATGTATCTGGTATTCAATTGGAAGAAGTGATGCTGACAATGGA ATTCAATATAGCTGGCTATGGAAATTGGCAAATGTTACACAAAGTCCGTACTCTTACGTTTGGGCTAGCAACGAAACAGGTCCGGAGTTGATTAATGGCCCGTCAAGAAAGAGTATGTATGTAACGGCATTGTATTTCACAATGACCTGTATGACATCG GTTGGCTTTGGAAATGTTGCCGCTGAGACGGACAACGAGAAGGTGTTCACCATCTGCATGATGATAATTGCAG CTCTTTTATACGCCACCATTTTCGGTCATGTTACGACCATCATTCAGCAAATGACATCAGCCACCGCTAAATATCACGACATGCTGAATAATGTCCGGGAATTTATGAAACTTCATGAAGTCCCCAAAGCTCTTAGTGAACGTGTTATGGACTATGTTGTTTCCACATGGGCAATGACAAAAGGACTTGATACCGAAAAG CAGGTATTAAACTACTGTCCAAAAGACATGAAAGCAGATATTTGTGTTCATCTTAATAGAAAAGTTTTCAATGAACACCCAGCATTTCGACTTGCTTCGGATGGATGTCTTCGGGCGTTAGCCATGCATTTTATGATGTCACATTCAGCGCCAGGTGATTTGCTATATCATACTGGAGAGAGCATAGACAGTCTGTGTTTTATTGTAACCGGAAGCTTGGAGGTTATACAAGATGATGAAGTGGTTGCTATCTTAG gaAAAGGAGACGTCTTTGGCGATCAGTTCTGGAAAGATTCAGCTGTTGGACAGAGTGCGGCAAATGTACGAGCGTTAACTTATTGTGATTTGCATGCGATAAAACGAGACAAATTGCTTGAGGTCTTAGATTTTTATTCAGCTTTTGCAAATAGCTTTGCCAGAAATCTCGTGCTAACGTATAACTTAAGGCATCGATTGATATTCCGAAAAGTTGCCGACGTCAAACGAGAAAAGGAATTAGCTGAACGGCGCAAAAATGAACCACAGTTACCTCAGAATCAAGATCATTTAGTGcggaaaatattttccaaatttagAAGAACTCCACAGGTGCAAGCTGGTGTTAAAGAAATAGTATCAGGACCAAGTGATGTCGAGAAAGGTGATGGAGATGTTGAACGAACAAAG AAGCTACCAGCTAAACTAACACTAACCGAGGACTCACGCGTCATAACAACATCAGGAGTTCCTTCGCAATCACCATCCCCATCATCTGGCCCACCGTCTGCACGTAGTACTCGCGCTAGTAAATGGGGTCGTCTACTGGGTAGTTCGAGTGTTGATTCTGCAAGTGATACAAGCACGAAAGTAGCTGTCTCAAGAAGTCTAAGCGCCCGCGAGAGCCTGCGAGAAAGTACTGCTCAAGGACGGCAGAGCAGCACATCGAGTAGTAATGGCGGCCAAGGGAACAAA GTGTTTCCGAAGGCGCCTAAGCTGCAGGCCAGTCAAGCCACCTTAGCCCGCCAAGATACAATCGATGAAGGTGGCGAGGTGGACTCCTCATCACCACCGAGTCGCGATAGTCGCTTGGATGCAGCTAAAGAACGCAACCTAGCTTTAGAGCGTGAACGTCAGATCGAAATGGCTTCATCACGCGCCACCACCTCGGACACGTACGATACTGGCCTTCGCGAACAGCCCCCTACACTCGCTCAACGTGATCTCATTGCTACCGTGTTGGATCTCAAAGTGGACGTTCGGCTGGAAATGCAACGAATGTCGCAACGCATTGGACGAATCGAAGATATGCTTGGCGAAGTTATCAAGCGGTTATCGTCTCACGATTCCTCGGGTCAAACAACACCTGGAGAAGGTGTTTTATGCGCAATTGAAGGTTTTCCAACTTCCACCCTAACCGTTTCTGGAATTCCGTCAAGTACAGCAACTATTGATACTGTGATAACCATTTCCGCAGCGACCGGGGCGACAGTGAGTGCAGTTGGGGGTGGTGGCAGCAGTGGTGGAGTATTGCCTCCGACGTCTACAGCTGCTACTGCTTCAAGTTCTAGCGCACTTAATGTAGCCACTTCACCATCAACTGGTCAGCTAAGTTTATTGAATACAGGCGCGTCTAGCCCTGGCGGCAACGGGCTAGGACCTATGATCCTCAAGAAGCGACGTTCTAAAAGCAGAAAAGCACCAGCGCCTCCTAAGCAATCATCACAAACAATTCCCGAACAAGTTCGACTTCTCGATGCAGAGCTCATTGGTTTAAGCGAAAAGAAGACATCTCCAACATCCACAACAACACCTACGTCCGGTCAACCCTCCCAACCATCTTATTCCGGATCAGCAGCTGCACCAAGTGGTTCTTCTTCAAGTAGTGGCGGTGGCGGTGGTGGAGGACGATCCAAACGAGAGTTTCTTTAG
- the LOC129908508 gene encoding potassium voltage-gated channel protein eag isoform X2 codes for MPGGRRGLVAPQNTFLENIIRRSNSQPDSSFLLANAQIVDFPIVYCNESFCKISGYNRAEVMQKSCRCGFMYGELTDKETVARLEYTLENQQQDQFEILLYKKNKTPLWLLLQVAPIRNERDLVVLFLLTFRDITALKQPIDSEDTKGELFDIYSKVLGLSKFAKLARSVTRSRQFSAHLPTMKDPTKQSNLAHMMSLSADIMPQYRQEAPKTPPHILLHYCAFKAIWDWVILCLTFYTAIMVPYNVAFKNKTSEDVSLLVVDSIVDVIFFIDIVLNFHTTFVGPGGEVVSDPKVIRMNYLKSWFIIDLLSCLPYDVFNAFDRDEDGIGSLFSALKVVRLLRLGRVVRKLDRYLEYGAAMLILLLCFYMLVAHWLACIWYSIGRSDADNGIQYSWLWKLANVTQSPYSYVWASNETGPELINGPSRKSMYVTALYFTMTCMTSVGFGNVAAETDNEKVFTICMMIIAALLYATIFGHVTTIIQQMTSATAKYHDMLNNVREFMKLHEVPKALSERVMDYVVSTWAMTKGLDTEKVLNYCPKDMKADICVHLNRKVFNEHPAFRLASDGCLRALAMHFMMSHSAPGDLLYHTGESIDSLCFIVTGSLEVIQDDEVVAILGKGDVFGDQFWKDSAVGQSAANVRALTYCDLHAIKRDKLLEVLDFYSAFANSFARNLVLTYNLRHRLIFRKVADVKREKELAERRKNEPQLPQNQDHLVRKIFSKFRRTPQVQAGVKEIVSGPSDVEKGDGDVERTKKLPAKLTLTEDSRVITTSGVPSQSPSPSSGPPSARSTRASKWGRLLGSSSVDSASDTSTKVAVSRSLSARESLRESTAQGRQSSTSSSNGGQGNKVFPKAPKLQASQATLARQDTIDEGGEVDSSSPPSRDSRLDAAKERNLALERERQIEMASSRATTSDTYDTGLREQPPTLAQRDLIATVLDLKVDVRLEMQRMSQRIGRIEDMLGEVIKRLSSHDSSGQTTPGEGVLCAIEGFPTSTLTVSGIPSSTATIDTVITISAATGATVSAVGGGGSSGGVLPPTSTAATASSSSALNVATSPSTGQLSLLNTGASSPGGNGLGPMILKKRRSKSRKAPAPPKQSSQTIPEQVRLLDAELIGLSEKKTSPTSTTTPTSGQPSQPSYSGSAAAPSGSSSSSGGGGGGGRSKREFL; via the exons ATGCCGGGAGGAAGGAGAGGACTGGTTGCACctcaaaacacatttttagaaaatattatcaGACGATCAAATTCACAGC CGGACAGTTCCTTTCTGTTGGCCAATGCTCAAATTGTGGACTTTCCAATTGTTTATTGCAATGAATCCTTTTGCAAAATTAGCGGTTATAACCGTGCTGAGGTTATGCAGAAATCGTGCAG atGTGGCTTCATGTATGGTGAGCTGACAGACAAGGAAACGGTAGCACGTCTCGAATACACTTTGGAAAACCAGCAACAagatcaatttgaaattttgctgtacaaaaaaaata AAACGCCATTATGGCTATTGTTGCAAGTGGCTCCAATTCGGAACGAGCGGGATTTGGTGGTACTTTTTTTGTTGACTTTTCGCGACATTACAGCACTGAAACAACCAATCGACAGCGAAGATACAAAAGGAG aacTTTTTGATATTTACTCTAAAGTTTTAGGTCTTTCCAAATTTGCCAAGCTGGCTAGATCAGTAACTCGAAGTCGTCAATTTAGTGCCCATTTGCCAACAATGAAAGATCCGACGAAGCAATCAAACTTAGCTCAT ATGATGTCGCTAAGTGCTGATATTATGCCACAATACAGACAAGAAGCTCCTAAAACACCACCGCACATTTTGTTACATTATTGTGCATTTAAAGCAATTTGGGATTGGGTGATATTatgtttaacattttatactgcTATTATG GTACCATACAATGTAGCTTTTAAGAATAAGACCTCAGAAGACGTTTCATTGTTAGTAGTGGACTCAATTGTAGATGTAATATTCTTTATAGACATtg ttttaaattttcacaCAACTTTCGTTGGACCCGGTGGCGAAGTGGTCAGCGATCCAAAAGTCATACGCATGAATTACCTTAAGTCCTGGTTTATTATTGATTTACTCAGCTGTCTGCCTTATGATGTGTTTAATGCTTTCGATCGCGACGAAGATGGTATTGGTTCACTGTTCAGTGCACTCAAAGTTGTGCGACTTTTACGTTTGGGACGTGTTGTTCGAAAGCTTGATCGTTATCTGGAGTATGGCGCTGCTATGCTTATTTTGCTTTTATGTTTTTACATGCTGGTTGCACATTGGCTTGCATGTATCTGGTATTCAATTGGAAGAAGTGATGCTGACAATGGA ATTCAATATAGCTGGCTATGGAAATTGGCAAATGTTACACAAAGTCCGTACTCTTACGTTTGGGCTAGCAACGAAACAGGTCCGGAGTTGATTAATGGCCCGTCAAGAAAGAGTATGTATGTAACGGCATTGTATTTCACAATGACCTGTATGACATCG GTTGGCTTTGGAAATGTTGCCGCTGAGACGGACAACGAGAAGGTGTTCACCATCTGCATGATGATAATTGCAG CTCTTTTATACGCCACCATTTTCGGTCATGTTACGACCATCATTCAGCAAATGACATCAGCCACCGCTAAATATCACGACATGCTGAATAATGTCCGGGAATTTATGAAACTTCATGAAGTCCCCAAAGCTCTTAGTGAACGTGTTATGGACTATGTTGTTTCCACATGGGCAATGACAAAAGGACTTGATACCGAAAAG GTATTAAACTACTGTCCAAAAGACATGAAAGCAGATATTTGTGTTCATCTTAATAGAAAAGTTTTCAATGAACACCCAGCATTTCGACTTGCTTCGGATGGATGTCTTCGGGCGTTAGCCATGCATTTTATGATGTCACATTCAGCGCCAGGTGATTTGCTATATCATACTGGAGAGAGCATAGACAGTCTGTGTTTTATTGTAACCGGAAGCTTGGAGGTTATACAAGATGATGAAGTGGTTGCTATCTTAG gaAAAGGAGACGTCTTTGGCGATCAGTTCTGGAAAGATTCAGCTGTTGGACAGAGTGCGGCAAATGTACGAGCGTTAACTTATTGTGATTTGCATGCGATAAAACGAGACAAATTGCTTGAGGTCTTAGATTTTTATTCAGCTTTTGCAAATAGCTTTGCCAGAAATCTCGTGCTAACGTATAACTTAAGGCATCGATTGATATTCCGAAAAGTTGCCGACGTCAAACGAGAAAAGGAATTAGCTGAACGGCGCAAAAATGAACCACAGTTACCTCAGAATCAAGATCATTTAGTGcggaaaatattttccaaatttagAAGAACTCCACAGGTGCAAGCTGGTGTTAAAGAAATAGTATCAGGACCAAGTGATGTCGAGAAAGGTGATGGAGATGTTGAACGAACAAAG AAGCTACCAGCTAAACTAACACTAACCGAGGACTCACGCGTCATAACAACATCAGGAGTTCCTTCGCAATCACCATCCCCATCATCTGGCCCACCGTCTGCACGTAGTACTCGCGCTAGTAAATGGGGTCGTCTACTGGGTAGTTCGAGTGTTGATTCTGCAAGTGATACAAGCACGAAAGTAGCTGTCTCAAGAAGTCTAAGCGCCCGCGAGAGCCTGCGAGAAAGTACTGCTCAAGGACGGCAGAGCAGCACATCGAGTAGTAATGGCGGCCAAGGGAACAAA GTGTTTCCGAAGGCGCCTAAGCTGCAGGCCAGTCAAGCCACCTTAGCCCGCCAAGATACAATCGATGAAGGTGGCGAGGTGGACTCCTCATCACCACCGAGTCGCGATAGTCGCTTGGATGCAGCTAAAGAACGCAACCTAGCTTTAGAGCGTGAACGTCAGATCGAAATGGCTTCATCACGCGCCACCACCTCGGACACGTACGATACTGGCCTTCGCGAACAGCCCCCTACACTCGCTCAACGTGATCTCATTGCTACCGTGTTGGATCTCAAAGTGGACGTTCGGCTGGAAATGCAACGAATGTCGCAACGCATTGGACGAATCGAAGATATGCTTGGCGAAGTTATCAAGCGGTTATCGTCTCACGATTCCTCGGGTCAAACAACACCTGGAGAAGGTGTTTTATGCGCAATTGAAGGTTTTCCAACTTCCACCCTAACCGTTTCTGGAATTCCGTCAAGTACAGCAACTATTGATACTGTGATAACCATTTCCGCAGCGACCGGGGCGACAGTGAGTGCAGTTGGGGGTGGTGGCAGCAGTGGTGGAGTATTGCCTCCGACGTCTACAGCTGCTACTGCTTCAAGTTCTAGCGCACTTAATGTAGCCACTTCACCATCAACTGGTCAGCTAAGTTTATTGAATACAGGCGCGTCTAGCCCTGGCGGCAACGGGCTAGGACCTATGATCCTCAAGAAGCGACGTTCTAAAAGCAGAAAAGCACCAGCGCCTCCTAAGCAATCATCACAAACAATTCCCGAACAAGTTCGACTTCTCGATGCAGAGCTCATTGGTTTAAGCGAAAAGAAGACATCTCCAACATCCACAACAACACCTACGTCCGGTCAACCCTCCCAACCATCTTATTCCGGATCAGCAGCTGCACCAAGTGGTTCTTCTTCAAGTAGTGGCGGTGGCGGTGGTGGAGGACGATCCAAACGAGAGTTTCTTTAG
- the LOC129908508 gene encoding potassium voltage-gated channel protein eag isoform X3 has translation MPGGRRGLVAPQNTFLENIIRRSNSQPDSSFLLANAQIVDFPIVYCNESFCKISGYNRAEVMQKSCRCGFMYGELTDKETVARLEYTLENQQQDQFEILLYKKNKTPLWLLLQVAPIRNERDLVVLFLLTFRDITALKQPIDSEDTKGELFDIYSKVLGLSKFAKLARSVTRSRQFSAHLPTMKDPTKQSNLAHMMSLSADIMPQYRQEAPKTPPHILLHYCAFKAIWDWVILCLTFYTAIMVPYNVAFKNKTSEDVSLLVVDSIVDVIFFIDIVLNFHTTFVGPGGEVVSDPKVIRMNYLKSWFIIDLLSCLPYDVFNAFDRDEDGIGSLFSALKVVRLLRLGRVVRKLDRYLEYGAAMLILLLCFYMLVAHWLACIWYSIGRSDADNGIQYSWLWKLANVTQSPYSYVWASNETGPELINGPSRKSMYVTALYFTMTCMTSVGFGNVAAETDNEKVFTICMMIIAALLYATIFGHVTTIIQQMTSATAKYHDMLNNVREFMKLHEVPKALSERVMDYVVSTWAMTKGLDTEKQVLNYCPKDMKADICVHLNRKVFNEHPAFRLASDGCLRALAMHFMMSHSAPGDLLYHTGESIDSLCFIVTGSLEVIQDDEVVAILGKGDVFGDQFWKDSAVGQSAANVRALTYCDLHAIKRDKLLEVLDFYSAFANSFARNLVLTYNLRHRLIFRKVADVKREKELAERRKNEPQLPQNQDHLVRKIFSKFRRTPQVQAGVKEIVSGPSDVEKGDGDVERTKLPAKLTLTEDSRVITTSGVPSQSPSPSSGPPSARSTRASKWGRLLGSSSVDSASDTSTKVAVSRSLSARESLRESTAQGRQSSTSSSNGGQGNKVFPKAPKLQASQATLARQDTIDEGGEVDSSSPPSRDSRLDAAKERNLALERERQIEMASSRATTSDTYDTGLREQPPTLAQRDLIATVLDLKVDVRLEMQRMSQRIGRIEDMLGEVIKRLSSHDSSGQTTPGEGVLCAIEGFPTSTLTVSGIPSSTATIDTVITISAATGATVSAVGGGGSSGGVLPPTSTAATASSSSALNVATSPSTGQLSLLNTGASSPGGNGLGPMILKKRRSKSRKAPAPPKQSSQTIPEQVRLLDAELIGLSEKKTSPTSTTTPTSGQPSQPSYSGSAAAPSGSSSSSGGGGGGGRSKREFL, from the exons ATGCCGGGAGGAAGGAGAGGACTGGTTGCACctcaaaacacatttttagaaaatattatcaGACGATCAAATTCACAGC CGGACAGTTCCTTTCTGTTGGCCAATGCTCAAATTGTGGACTTTCCAATTGTTTATTGCAATGAATCCTTTTGCAAAATTAGCGGTTATAACCGTGCTGAGGTTATGCAGAAATCGTGCAG atGTGGCTTCATGTATGGTGAGCTGACAGACAAGGAAACGGTAGCACGTCTCGAATACACTTTGGAAAACCAGCAACAagatcaatttgaaattttgctgtacaaaaaaaata AAACGCCATTATGGCTATTGTTGCAAGTGGCTCCAATTCGGAACGAGCGGGATTTGGTGGTACTTTTTTTGTTGACTTTTCGCGACATTACAGCACTGAAACAACCAATCGACAGCGAAGATACAAAAGGAG aacTTTTTGATATTTACTCTAAAGTTTTAGGTCTTTCCAAATTTGCCAAGCTGGCTAGATCAGTAACTCGAAGTCGTCAATTTAGTGCCCATTTGCCAACAATGAAAGATCCGACGAAGCAATCAAACTTAGCTCAT ATGATGTCGCTAAGTGCTGATATTATGCCACAATACAGACAAGAAGCTCCTAAAACACCACCGCACATTTTGTTACATTATTGTGCATTTAAAGCAATTTGGGATTGGGTGATATTatgtttaacattttatactgcTATTATG GTACCATACAATGTAGCTTTTAAGAATAAGACCTCAGAAGACGTTTCATTGTTAGTAGTGGACTCAATTGTAGATGTAATATTCTTTATAGACATtg ttttaaattttcacaCAACTTTCGTTGGACCCGGTGGCGAAGTGGTCAGCGATCCAAAAGTCATACGCATGAATTACCTTAAGTCCTGGTTTATTATTGATTTACTCAGCTGTCTGCCTTATGATGTGTTTAATGCTTTCGATCGCGACGAAGATGGTATTGGTTCACTGTTCAGTGCACTCAAAGTTGTGCGACTTTTACGTTTGGGACGTGTTGTTCGAAAGCTTGATCGTTATCTGGAGTATGGCGCTGCTATGCTTATTTTGCTTTTATGTTTTTACATGCTGGTTGCACATTGGCTTGCATGTATCTGGTATTCAATTGGAAGAAGTGATGCTGACAATGGA ATTCAATATAGCTGGCTATGGAAATTGGCAAATGTTACACAAAGTCCGTACTCTTACGTTTGGGCTAGCAACGAAACAGGTCCGGAGTTGATTAATGGCCCGTCAAGAAAGAGTATGTATGTAACGGCATTGTATTTCACAATGACCTGTATGACATCG GTTGGCTTTGGAAATGTTGCCGCTGAGACGGACAACGAGAAGGTGTTCACCATCTGCATGATGATAATTGCAG CTCTTTTATACGCCACCATTTTCGGTCATGTTACGACCATCATTCAGCAAATGACATCAGCCACCGCTAAATATCACGACATGCTGAATAATGTCCGGGAATTTATGAAACTTCATGAAGTCCCCAAAGCTCTTAGTGAACGTGTTATGGACTATGTTGTTTCCACATGGGCAATGACAAAAGGACTTGATACCGAAAAG CAGGTATTAAACTACTGTCCAAAAGACATGAAAGCAGATATTTGTGTTCATCTTAATAGAAAAGTTTTCAATGAACACCCAGCATTTCGACTTGCTTCGGATGGATGTCTTCGGGCGTTAGCCATGCATTTTATGATGTCACATTCAGCGCCAGGTGATTTGCTATATCATACTGGAGAGAGCATAGACAGTCTGTGTTTTATTGTAACCGGAAGCTTGGAGGTTATACAAGATGATGAAGTGGTTGCTATCTTAG gaAAAGGAGACGTCTTTGGCGATCAGTTCTGGAAAGATTCAGCTGTTGGACAGAGTGCGGCAAATGTACGAGCGTTAACTTATTGTGATTTGCATGCGATAAAACGAGACAAATTGCTTGAGGTCTTAGATTTTTATTCAGCTTTTGCAAATAGCTTTGCCAGAAATCTCGTGCTAACGTATAACTTAAGGCATCGATTGATATTCCGAAAAGTTGCCGACGTCAAACGAGAAAAGGAATTAGCTGAACGGCGCAAAAATGAACCACAGTTACCTCAGAATCAAGATCATTTAGTGcggaaaatattttccaaatttagAAGAACTCCACAGGTGCAAGCTGGTGTTAAAGAAATAGTATCAGGACCAAGTGATGTCGAGAAAGGTGATGGAGATGTTGAACGAACAAAG CTACCAGCTAAACTAACACTAACCGAGGACTCACGCGTCATAACAACATCAGGAGTTCCTTCGCAATCACCATCCCCATCATCTGGCCCACCGTCTGCACGTAGTACTCGCGCTAGTAAATGGGGTCGTCTACTGGGTAGTTCGAGTGTTGATTCTGCAAGTGATACAAGCACGAAAGTAGCTGTCTCAAGAAGTCTAAGCGCCCGCGAGAGCCTGCGAGAAAGTACTGCTCAAGGACGGCAGAGCAGCACATCGAGTAGTAATGGCGGCCAAGGGAACAAA GTGTTTCCGAAGGCGCCTAAGCTGCAGGCCAGTCAAGCCACCTTAGCCCGCCAAGATACAATCGATGAAGGTGGCGAGGTGGACTCCTCATCACCACCGAGTCGCGATAGTCGCTTGGATGCAGCTAAAGAACGCAACCTAGCTTTAGAGCGTGAACGTCAGATCGAAATGGCTTCATCACGCGCCACCACCTCGGACACGTACGATACTGGCCTTCGCGAACAGCCCCCTACACTCGCTCAACGTGATCTCATTGCTACCGTGTTGGATCTCAAAGTGGACGTTCGGCTGGAAATGCAACGAATGTCGCAACGCATTGGACGAATCGAAGATATGCTTGGCGAAGTTATCAAGCGGTTATCGTCTCACGATTCCTCGGGTCAAACAACACCTGGAGAAGGTGTTTTATGCGCAATTGAAGGTTTTCCAACTTCCACCCTAACCGTTTCTGGAATTCCGTCAAGTACAGCAACTATTGATACTGTGATAACCATTTCCGCAGCGACCGGGGCGACAGTGAGTGCAGTTGGGGGTGGTGGCAGCAGTGGTGGAGTATTGCCTCCGACGTCTACAGCTGCTACTGCTTCAAGTTCTAGCGCACTTAATGTAGCCACTTCACCATCAACTGGTCAGCTAAGTTTATTGAATACAGGCGCGTCTAGCCCTGGCGGCAACGGGCTAGGACCTATGATCCTCAAGAAGCGACGTTCTAAAAGCAGAAAAGCACCAGCGCCTCCTAAGCAATCATCACAAACAATTCCCGAACAAGTTCGACTTCTCGATGCAGAGCTCATTGGTTTAAGCGAAAAGAAGACATCTCCAACATCCACAACAACACCTACGTCCGGTCAACCCTCCCAACCATCTTATTCCGGATCAGCAGCTGCACCAAGTGGTTCTTCTTCAAGTAGTGGCGGTGGCGGTGGTGGAGGACGATCCAAACGAGAGTTTCTTTAG